The Silene latifolia isolate original U9 population chromosome 4, ASM4854445v1, whole genome shotgun sequence region CAAGGAGCTCTTACAGCCTGGTTCTGGAGTGACTGCGTATTATTCTACTGCATTGGGATACAAATGGTTACAAGGTCAGGATAATGTCTGTGAGTGGTACCCATGGATTCTTAATATGTGGGTGGTCCCTAAACATGGATTTATCAGTTGGTTGATGGGTCATAACAGACTTCTTACTCAGGATAGATTGATGAACATGAAGATTATTCAGTCGAATTTGTGCTATCTTTGTGGTTTGCAGCAGGAAAATCATAGTCACTTATTCTTTAAGTGTGAGTACAGTAGGAGGTGTTGTAGTCTGGTTGCTGTGTGGTGTGATGAGATGCTACCTGATGAAGAGTGCATTCAATGGTGGTGTCATAAACGATACAGGAGTCTCAGCAAGAAGAGAATAGTTGGGGTTATATTGGCAGGATTGATTTATCATGTGTGGATGGCTAGAAACAAGTGCAGGGTGGAACAGGCTGTGATTCGTCCAGAACAGCTTGTCAAATTTGTTCAGGCAGATGTTTGTAATAGAGTTAAGAAGTTTAAGACTAAATGTCAAATGGCTAATGTTAAAAATTGGTTAGATAAATTTGTTAAGTAATGAAGGAAGTTAGTATCACTATGCCTTCTAATAGTTTGTAATTGGAGATTATGATCTTTTAACGAGaagcttacattttcccaaaaaaaaaaaaaatatatattaataagggatgactcggcttaccgtactcgtattaatatgaatttggatctcggaatcatttatatagttgggtggaggtcactatataaatgcaatgcttgtagttaaatttacgagtattattaaaacgatagatgttaattatttccttcatgtttccgtttttgtagttaaataATTCGCAATGAactcatctaatactcctacaccaatcaccgttgatacatggctccaatcattcgatcaAAAATGCTcagagtatgacaatgatacgattagagaattacgcattggcattggtcaggatggaaatttttgcttctttaccacctccactccacccactccaatattattgcccaccaccttggaaagaaaatcttgtgaagaaaatcttacaaaacccaaggcatctttgtttgaagaaacaatgagaaatatcaaattcagtgggagttctagcaagagtgtccttgcaaatgaaaggagtattggtattaataaagggaaggcaaaaatgggcgagaaacccaaacctgattataaattggaaatagatagtgggactaccaagaccaagaccaagaagggtgccaaatcctatgaggaatttcattattgtaatgtcatgggccattggaggcgaaattgccccaagtatttggaagatatcaaagttgggcttgttactccaagtgggacttggaaatgtggaaaagctaaacaagagtgatatgaatctccgacaatgaaatggaactcgggtagccgccacttcaagagaaatttatatacttgttttagcaaatagctttgagttataatttacataattgttattatgtacccacttagtctaaaacaatatttccatgtgagacatgaaaggatttatattttgtcatcaaagacaattgttgtattttattgaaaatagacatggatgtgagccatgtcacttatctttataatatacaagttttagacacttccaactcaagcaatgatatctacataatacgatccaaaagactcataactagtaatacaAATgattgtacatttgatttttcaatttggttACATAAAAGAGAAACGCGTTAAAGGCTAGTGTTgactagatttattgaaccatttgattttcaatcatatggaatatgcgaatcttgtctcctttgccatatgatttgtacttcctttagttgtaaagggacacaagcaagtgatttgttgggactaatacatgtcgatgtatgtgttctaaatatGCATCATCGCAAAGgaaatttatgactacttcgtcacttttaacaatgatttaagtagatataggtatatttacttaatcaaatataaagtgaggcatttgagaaatttgagaaatttttaaatggtgtagagaaccaattgaagaaAAGACGAAAACATTGCGatccaatcgtagtggcaaagatctaagtaataaatttgatttattaaagatggattatgacctagtgtcactacccataagatcaaactaatatgagtcggtttgagttgatgaactcaatttttggaatttgcaatccaatacggacaagtaattctaaacggagggtcaaccatgagatacctagaatagagagtctattaaacagatgacatggataagactcgtatattatcaagctgccatgttaggatggccttttgaaagctaattcACAGTCTAGATAAACTTCTTATACTCCACCATATaaatgtttgtgactcacaaagctatctctcaagaaatagatgtatttctgagagatagagtgggagtagaatgaatcatcacaaacatctcttatagttgaaatgttactttgtgaaagtaatagaattatagagtaggagttggtattgaactatcatctatgaagatagtatgagagcatagttcagtagGAGTTtttcgcacatgtcttattgttcaaaaatattactttgtgaaagtgatagtatcatgaccttattacatacgagccgaagcattacaatccgaaaattgttactcaagagtagatttactttaaggcgcgggtctcctcaaaagtaaaagGAGCTCCAGAGTACTcgaatgcataagatttacataaagatgttaatcaagacaaattatgttaggaattgccgcttttcattttaatgaagaatggcaaataaaaattcgcttttctaaaatgggaatttagagaaggaagtgtttgaaacacaaaatcttagatgaagatctgagaatcctaacatattatgcgtagctttcttaagtgatattaaaatgatcttaagcaagcattaaaggattttacttttcgttcatgtgattatagtgaattgtttcattcacatgattgaagaatcatgatatacatgaagttaagtgggagctagaattgtttctctatgtcttatatgttgataacatattacttattgagaattatGTACCAATtttctcttctggcaagagtgattgggagactaggaaaaggtgcaatatactttagattaccgaatctatgtgagagtatattggcataaagttgagagtctt contains the following coding sequences:
- the LOC141651396 gene encoding uncharacterized protein LOC141651396, yielding MAAVAKYVWWIATKADHLWVKWVHAIYIKGRNWKDYEPTSNSSWAWRKICQIKTTFKELLQPGSGVTAYYSTALGYKWLQGQDNVCEWYPWILNMWVVPKHGFISWLMGHNRLLTQDRLMNMKIIQSNLCYLCGLQQENHSHLFFKCEYSRRCCSLVAVWCDEMLPDEECIQWWCHKRYRSLSKKRIVGVILAGLIYHVWMARNKCRVEQAVIRPEQLVKFVQADVCNRVKKFKTKCQMANVKNWLDKFVK